The following coding sequences lie in one Mustelus asterias chromosome 8, sMusAst1.hap1.1, whole genome shotgun sequence genomic window:
- the LOC144497888 gene encoding tumor necrosis factor ligand superfamily member 6-like gives MQQNYLYPQVFMVDGGPNLNPYVPPPAWAPPTLKKKRKLDWRTAGVILLLNLVLLALAGLALGTVYLLDLRKEIQEMKQENGGKVPVAEKIIGAQNITKPPKDLRAAAHVTGYSVPAGTNPLMWDDRRGHAFTRRVQYKDRGLVINETGIFFVYSKIYFRSHQCEVDKNLEHIVFKRTDRYHKDVILMESKKTNYCLGNGKEWATNSYQAGIIRLSKGESIYVNVSDSKLVNFDESKTFFGLYKL, from the exons ATGCAACAGAACTACCTATATCCACAAGTGTTCATGGTGGATGGAGGTCCAAACCTCAATCCTTATGTGCCTCCACCAGCCTGGGCACCACCCACATTGAAGAAAAAGAGAAAACTGGACTGGAGGACTGCGGGTGTCATCTTGCTTCTGAACCTGGTCCTCCTAGCACTGGCAGGGCTGGCTCTAGGGACGGTCTATTTGCTGGATCTACGCAAGGAGATCCAAGAAATGAAACAG GAAAATGGAGGCAAGGTTCCAGTTGCAGAGAAGATTATTG GAGCTCAGAACATCACAAAGCCACCCAAGGATCTCAGAGCAGCAGCACATGTCACAG GGTATTCAGTCCCTGCAGGTACCAACCCACTCATGTGGGATGATCGGAGAGGCCATGCCTTCACCAGACGGGTGCAGTATAAAGATAGAGGCCTGGTCATCAATGaaactggaattttctttgtttacTCGAAGATTTATTTCCGATCACACCAATGCGAAGTAGACAAGAACTTGGAGCACATTGTTTTCAAACGAACAGACCGCTATCATAAAGATGTGATTCTAATGGAAAGCAAGAAAACAAACTACTGTTTggggaatggaaaggaatgggcTACAAACAGTTATCAAGCGGGAATAATACGCCTTTCAAAAGGTGAATCCATTTACGTCAATGTGTCGGATTCAAAGCTGGTTAACTTTGATGAGTCCAAGACTTTCTTTGGATTGTATAAACTTTAA